The nucleotide window AATAACGTCATCGGTGAAAGTGCAATTGATAAAAGTAAGCGGGCCCTCCACGGTACTCTCGTAAACATCGTTGCCTATTGAAAAGAAATCGAAGGATGGCCCTGCGTGCCTGCGGTTGCGCAAGTCCGTCAAGTCGAGGTAGCCTTCTATGGTTGCGTTTTTATAGGCAACCGGGGCGCCTTCGTTTATCTCGTTGAGGATGTCCCTGGCCTTTATGGTGGTTTGGGCAAAGGAGGTGGTTGCAAAGAAGGCAAGGATCAGGGCAAACGGATGGCGCATGGCAGGGGTATTTTGTTTATGGTACTGGTTTTATCAAGGAACATGCCAGGTGAAAAAAGGCCGAAATTGTGCCGGGTGCCACTATGATGACGGTTTGCCTATTCAAAAATGTACAACCCTGTACGCTATCGAACAATTCATTAAATTTTTTACCTTAGTCCCTCAACAGTAACCAAACAGGCCTGGCATGGTGGAAAAAATAAATTGGGACACTGTCCCTCAGGAAGAAGTAAACCCTTCCATGAAAAGAAGGATCATTACGGGAAAAAAATTGATGGTAGCCAAAATGAATTTCAAGGATGGGTTTGTGGTCCCCCTCCACCATCACGTGCACGAGCAAATCACGCAAGTGGTCTCTGGCAAGATGAGGTTTTGGTTTGGCGCCAACAAAGAACAGCAGATGGACCTGGAGGCAGGCGATGTGGTGGTGATCCCCTCCAACTTGCCCCATGAAGCCCTGATGATGGGGGACGTGGTGGAAATAGATTCCTGGTCGCCACCCCGTGAAGATTGGCTGGATGGCACGGACGATTACTTGAGGAAATAATGGACTTGGGGC belongs to Flammeovirgaceae bacterium and includes:
- a CDS encoding cupin domain-containing protein, whose amino-acid sequence is MVEKINWDTVPQEEVNPSMKRRIITGKKLMVAKMNFKDGFVVPLHHHVHEQITQVVSGKMRFWFGANKEQQMDLEAGDVVVIPSNLPHEALMMGDVVEIDSWSPPREDWLDGTDDYLRK